TCCAGCCTCACATTGCGGAGCCGGTTCATGGAAACGCCGCGGCCTGCCAGTTCGTGGAGCGAAGGCAGCACCCGCACCTCCACACCCTCCTCGGCGAGCCGGTCCAGCAGCCCCCGCAGCAGACGCCCGGCGGCGCTGGGGATCGCCACCAGGACAACCTCCACGCCGTTCCGGTCGATGAGGCCGGGAAGCTCCGCAACCATTCCCAGGACAGTCAGTCCGGCGATCTGCATCCCCCGCTTGGCCGGATCGTCGTCAACAAAACCCGCCAGCTCCAGGTCGCCGTCGTTGCGCTGCACGTCCCGGGCCAGAAGCGTCCCCGCCTCGCCGGCGCCCACCACTAGAGCACGGCGGCGTTTGGCTCCGGAGGGGGCGACAGGGGCCATCCGGCAGAGCCGCCAGGAGACCCGCAGCGCCGCCAGCAGCATGAGCCCCGAGATAGCCATGATCGCCAGGGAGGTGCGGGGAACGATGAGCCACTCGGGGAGGGCCGTCACCACCCAGAAGAGCAGAAGGCCGGGCAGGTACCACCGGGCGAGCCGGAGGTACTCCTCCACGCTGGCCTGTGGCCAGAGCACCCGGTAGAGCCCGCCGATCCAGAGGGAGGCGGCGATGGAAAGGGAAAACAGCAGCGCCGCCAGGGCGCAGTCCGCCAGATAGCGGGGCTCCAGAAAGAGGGTCAGCCGCAGGGCGTAGCCGATATAGGCGGCGAAGGCCAGCAACAGAAGATCCAGCGCGACCAGGCGTCTCCGGTTCCCCGCCCAGGCAAGCCACTGCCCCGCCAGCCAGAGCTTAGCCCGCCGCACCATGAAGGGCCTCGTGGAGGCTGTCTGTCACATAGTCGATCTCCTCGTCGGACAGATCGGTGTAGAACGGCAGCGCCAGCACCGAGGCGCAGACCGCTTCGAGCCCCGGGAAGTCGCCCTCCGCGAACCCGAACCGCTCGGCGTAGAAGGGCTGGTAGGGGATGGGCGTGAAGTAGGGCTTGCAGGCCACACCCCTGGCCTGGAGGGCCTCCATGACGGCGTCCCGGTCGATCCCTTCATCCAGGCGCACCACGTAGACAAACCAGCTCATCCGGTCGCACCAGTCACCCGGCGCCGGCGGGGTCACCCCGGGGATCGAAGCGAGCCGCCGGCCGTACCGTTCGGCCACTGCGGCGCGCCGGTCCACGATCGCGTCGAGCCGGCCGATCTGCGACCGGCCCAGGGCCGCCGACATCTCGTCGATCCGGTAGTTGTAGCCCAGCCGCACATGAGCGAGCCAGGCGCCGCTGTCGTCCCGCCCCTGGTTGATCAGCGACCGGACCGTCGCCGCGATGTCGTCGCGGTCGGTGACGATCATGCCGCCCTCGCCGGTGGTGATCTGCTTGTTGGGGTAGAAGGCGAAGGCGCCGGCGTCGCCGAAGGCCCCGCACATCCGCCCGAACGCCCTGGTGCCCAGGGCCTCGCAGCTGTCCTCCACAAAGAACAGCCCGTACTCCGTGGCGATCCGCTCGTACTCGGCCAGCGGCGCGGGCATGCCGAAGACATCCACCAGCAGCATCCCCCTGAGGCGTTCCGGGGCCAGGGGGGCATCCTCGCCGGGGAGGGTGACGGCCCCCTGGCGCACGCCCTCGATGGTCTGCCGGAGCGTTTCCGGCGAGGGCACCAGCGTTTCGGGATCGATATCCCCAAAGAGCGGCGCCGCCCCCGTCATGAGGATCACATTGCTGCTGGAGATAAAGCTGAAGGGCGTGGTGAGCACCACATCGCCCGGCCCGACACCCAGTGCCTCCAGGGTCACGTGCAGCGCCGCCGTGCCGCTGGAGCAGGCCACGGCGTGCCGCACCCCCACCGTTTCGGCGACGGCCTGCTCGAAGGCGGCGATCTCCGGGCCCAGGGCCACACGGCCCGACCGGAGCACCGCCAGCACGGCCTGGATGTCGCCGTCGCTGATCTGTCCGCTGGAAAGGGGGATCTCACGCACCCGCACCACCTCGTTTCACAAAGAATGGTCCACGAAGACGCAGCGGGCGACCCCAACCGGCCACCCGCTGCGCTCCTGCCGTCTATCCCGGACGCGCCCAGGCCGGCTAGAGGATCAGGTTGCTGCCGCCCTGTTGCCCGCCGCCGCGGCGCTCCAGTTCGTTGAGCATGTCCGGCGAGGCCACGTCGATACGGGGCTGCTGCTGGGACTGCTGGGCCTCCTTGAGCTGCTGCTCGTACTCGGCCATGTTCCGTTTCAGGCCCTCCACATCGCCCTTGATCCACTGGAGGATGCTCTCGGCAACGGCCTCCACGGTCTCCTCGTCGGGAAGCTCGCTGACGAGCTCCAGCTCCTTGAGCATATTGTGTTCCTCCCGGATGGAGTCCTTGATCTCCTCGTCGGTGATCAGGCCCTTGTTGTAGAGAACCCTGGAGATGATATTGAGCCGGGTCTTCAGGTTCTCGTCGGCCATGGCCAGGCCTTCCATCCTGCTGAGGAGCATCTGGATCAGTTCGTCGAGATTTACCTGTCTCTGCGACGCCATACGCTTCGCCTCCTTTCGCTGATTCCGAAATCAGCGGCCATTGTACCACACCTCACCGGGAGGCAAAGACCGCCGCTTCGGCACGCTACGGCTTGTCCCGGTACGCATCGACGGCGATCTCCCCGTCGATGAGCTGCTGTTCGATTCCACGGAGCCGCTCCTGCAGGTCCTCGGGGACATTCCGCTTCATCTCCGGCGTCCAGGAGAGCCCCACACCGCCCTCCCTGAACCCCAGGCTGTAGGTGTGACCCGCTTTGTAGCTGCCGTCGAGCCTGGCCTTGATCAGGTCGTAGACGGCCACGTCGCAGCGTTTCACCATGCTGCCCAGCACATGATCCGGGGCCAGCCACTCCTGGGGAGCGTCCACGCCGATAGCCCGGAAGCCCCCCTCCCTGGCCGCCCGGATCACACCCTCGCCGCTCCCGCCGGCGATCTGGAAGATCACGTCGGCGCCCCGGCTGTGCAGGGAGAGGGCCGTCTCCCTGCCCCCGGCGGGATCGGCCCAGCTGTCCACAAAAGCGACAAGGATCTCGATGTCGGAATCCACGTACCCGGCGCCCTGCCTGTAGCCCGCCAGGAAGTTTCGGATCACCGGGACATCCTCGCCGCAGACGGCGCCGATCGTGCCGGTCCTGGTCATCAATCCCGCCAGGGCGCCGGCGAGGAAGGCGCCCTCGTTCTCCTTGAAGTCCACATAGCTGGCGTGGGCCACATCGCCGGACATGTCGATCCGGACGAAATCGGTCTCCGGGAACCGCGGAACAACCTCTTCGAAGGCCTCCTCCAGCTCGAAGCCCACCACAAAGACCAGGTCGGCGTTCCGGGCCGCCCTCCGGAGGGAGGGCAGATAGGCACCGGGGTCACCCCGGCACTCCAGCACCCTCCCCCGCACCTCCAGCTCCCGTTGGGCCTTCTCCAGCCCGGCGTTGGAGCTGTCGTAGAAGGATTTGTCCCCCAGGGTATCGCCGATGACCAGGGCCACCTCCAGCGGCGCGGCGCAGGCCGCAGCAGCAGCACTGAGCAGCGACAGCGCGGCAAGCATCGCAATCCATCTCTTCACGGCTGCAGTCACCTCTTCTCTGTACATTCCACAGGACACGCTGCATAGTATAATACCGGAACGCCGAATTGCCTACGCCGACCCATCGGAAGCCGGAGCGTGCGCTCCCCTGCATAGTATAATGGCGGCGGATATCCAAAAGAGCAGCGACGGGAGTGATGGCATGCCGGGACGCCACGGCAGGAGAGGTCACGACAGAGCGCCGGGGGAACGCCGATGGTACATCCAGACCCTCAAGGAGGCGGGGTACCGGGTCACCAGCCAGCGCCGGACCATTATCGACGTCCTGCTGGCCCACAGAGGCGAGCATCTCAACGCACGGGAGCTGATGGACCATATCGCCGGGGAGGACCCCGGCGTGGGCTTCGCTACGGTCTACCGGACGCTGGAGATCCTGGTGGAGACAAATCTGCTGCACCAGATCAACCTGGAGGAGGGGTTCGCCCGCTACGAGGTGCCCGACGACCGCATGCACATCCACCTCTTCTGCTGCCGCTGCGGCAGGGTGATCCACCTCCCCGAGGACGGCGACAAGGAGCAGACCCTCGCCGCCTGGGCGGAGGGCACGGGATTCTCGCTGCTGCCGCAGACCCTGGAGCTCCAGGGGCTCTGCGAGGACTGCCGGAGGGAGGCGGCCGCCCCCGGCAGGCCGAGACGACGTGGCCGGTGCGGCAACCGGATCGTCGAGAATGGGCCCTGGTGCCCACAAGTCCGGGGCCAAGGGGGCTT
The genomic region above belongs to Synergistales bacterium and contains:
- a CDS encoding BMP family ABC transporter substrate-binding protein, producing the protein MYREEVTAAVKRWIAMLAALSLLSAAAAACAAPLEVALVIGDTLGDKSFYDSSNAGLEKAQRELEVRGRVLECRGDPGAYLPSLRRAARNADLVFVVGFELEEAFEEVVPRFPETDFVRIDMSGDVAHASYVDFKENEGAFLAGALAGLMTRTGTIGAVCGEDVPVIRNFLAGYRQGAGYVDSDIEILVAFVDSWADPAGGRETALSLHSRGADVIFQIAGGSGEGVIRAAREGGFRAIGVDAPQEWLAPDHVLGSMVKRCDVAVYDLIKARLDGSYKAGHTYSLGFREGGVGLSWTPEMKRNVPEDLQERLRGIEQQLIDGEIAVDAYRDKP
- a CDS encoding DegT/DnrJ/EryC1/StrS family aminotransferase; this encodes MREIPLSSGQISDGDIQAVLAVLRSGRVALGPEIAAFEQAVAETVGVRHAVACSSGTAALHVTLEALGVGPGDVVLTTPFSFISSSNVILMTGAAPLFGDIDPETLVPSPETLRQTIEGVRQGAVTLPGEDAPLAPERLRGMLLVDVFGMPAPLAEYERIATEYGLFFVEDSCEALGTRAFGRMCGAFGDAGAFAFYPNKQITTGEGGMIVTDRDDIAATVRSLINQGRDDSGAWLAHVRLGYNYRIDEMSAALGRSQIGRLDAIVDRRAAVAERYGRRLASIPGVTPPAPGDWCDRMSWFVYVVRLDEGIDRDAVMEALQARGVACKPYFTPIPYQPFYAERFGFAEGDFPGLEAVCASVLALPFYTDLSDEEIDYVTDSLHEALHGAAG
- a CDS encoding transcriptional repressor, which produces MAADIQKSSDGSDGMPGRHGRRGHDRAPGERRWYIQTLKEAGYRVTSQRRTIIDVLLAHRGEHLNARELMDHIAGEDPGVGFATVYRTLEILVETNLLHQINLEEGFARYEVPDDRMHIHLFCCRCGRVIHLPEDGDKEQTLAAWAEGTGFSLLPQTLELQGLCEDCRREAAAPGRPRRRGRCGNRIVENGPWCPQVRGQGG